The following are from one region of the Oscarella lobularis chromosome 3, ooOscLobu1.1, whole genome shotgun sequence genome:
- the LOC136185061 gene encoding uncharacterized protein, translated as MRLFFLPFLFLQCCAVQDDLKAQIILEQAEKMFRDGFAEISEGFAKVKTSITFSEADTNGNGLVEASELAEHFAVSEEKAKEWTKVYDIDRKGGLFPDEFDALVAASEDLSNSDGHETNDDSDVYSKLKMVVLVTGVAALVSALYMWYSTRSCRPTERVGDVRMMRLARFNSKGKSSKAESSSSNDLTNK; from the exons ATGCGACTGTtctttcttccatttctctttctgcaaTG TTGTGCCGTTCAAGACGACCTAAAAGCTCAGATCATCTTGGAGCAAGCAGAGAAGATGTTTCGAGACGGATTCGCGGAGATATCTGAAGGCTTTGCAAAAGTGAAAACAAGTATCACATTCAGCGAAGCGGACACAAACGGAAATGGACTCGTCGAGGCCTCCGAACTCGCTGAGCATTTCGCAGTCTCCGAGGAG aaagcgaaagagtGGACAAAAGTGTATGATATCGATCGCAAAGGCGGTCTATTCCCAGATGAGTTTGATGCTCTCGTTGCAGCATCTGAG GACTTGAGCAACAGTGACGGCCATGAGACGAATGATGACTCTGATGTTTATTCAAAGTTGAAGATGGTTGTTCTTGTGACTGGTGTTGCTGCCTTGGTGTCTGCATTGTACATGTGGTACTCAACGAGATCATGCCGGCCGACAGAAC GAGTAGGTGATGTCAGAATGATGCGCTTAGCCCGATTCAAttcaaaaggcaaaagctCTAAAGCTgagagcagcagcagcaacgaTTTAacaaataaatga
- the LOC136185049 gene encoding carnosine N-methyltransferase-like: protein MDDDEEKEKEHFQRVCNSFAYYRIHTLKRVARAHQNYSLLPSSHQKILHDFLPHLERIKEAADANYRFILQLLVASRGMFVNSGMTDDVVPPIDPVTGRVIDESVPLASGVDMDKVTTTVKQFYRDWSIEGEAEREICYHPIIEELQMRLPLSSERPVSVLVPGSGLGRLAFEIAKLGYQCQGNEWSMFMLTASHFMLNHVKGTNVYTIHPWLHHFCNNLANEDQLQTVRIPDVDPHSMPKGSHFSMAAGSFTEVYTEPNVWDCVATCYFIDTAANVLDYVETISNILKPGGYWINFGPLLYHFADMPNEKSVELSYETIKRAMLTHYGFQLIKEVTNVPSTYIQSPKSMMKMTYNCVFFVVQKPFHAS from the exons atggacgacgacgaagagaaggaaaaggagcaCTTTCAGAGAGTCTGCAACTCGTTTGCCTACTACAG GATCCACACACTAAAGCGCGTCGCTCGCGCTCATCAAAACTACTCTCTCCTACCGTCGTCCCATCAGAAAATCCTACACGACTTCTTACCTCACTTGGAGCGAATTAAAGAAGCGGCCGACGCGAACTACCGCTTTATTCTTCAACTGCTCGTCGCCTCGCGAGGAATGTTCGTCAATTCGGGCATGACGGATGACGTCGTGCCGCCCATCGATCCCGTCACGGGTCGCGTCATCGACGAGAGCGTCCCGCTTGCCTCTGGAGTCGACATGGacaaagtgacgacgaccgTCAAGCAGTTCTATCGAGACTGGAGCATTGAA GGTGAAGCTGAAAGGGAAATCTGCTATCATCCTATCATAGAAGAATTGCAAATGCGATTGCCGTTGTCCTCGGA GCGTCCTGTGTCGGTTCTCGTACCTGGCTCAGGTCTCGGTAGACTCGCCTTTGAAATAGCAAAATTAG GGTATCAATGTCAAGGCAATGAATGGAGTATGTTCATGCTGACGGCGTCACATTTTATGCTGAATCA TGTAAAGGGAACCAACGTTTATACCATACATCCTTGGTTGCATCATTTTTGCAACAATTTGGCAAATGAAGATCAACTCCAGACCGTACGGATACCGGACGTTGATCCTCACTCAATGCCAAAGGGCTCACACTTTTCTATGGCAGCAGGAAGTTTTACCGAAGTCTATACGGAACCCA ATGTATGGGATTGCGTTGCAACTTGTTATTTTATCGACACCGCCGCTAACGTACTGGATTACGTAGAAACTATTTCAAATATTCTAAAACCGGGCGGATACTGGATCAATTTTG GACCGCTACTGTATCACTTTGCCGATATGCCCAACGAAAAGTCCGTTGAACTGAGCTATGAGACTATCAAGCGAGCTATGCTCACTCACTATGGATTTCAGCTTATT AAAGAGGTAACGAATGTGCCGTCAACGTACATACAAAGTCCCAAGtcgatgatgaagatgacttATAACTGCGTGTTCTTCGTCGTACAAAAACCTTTTCACGCGAGCTGA
- the LOC136185021 gene encoding ubiquitin conjugation factor E4 B-like translates to MRESLLGERCSISNVRLSVVATRPSFSHLGPGKVEATWNESNGAMFVPGKDVLGSPPSGRTRGNSESSSSSGQSTQYQQKQQGNNQYSSPPPSGGGGGGGGGGGGNGAAGGGRKGGNDGGNDGDGEDDRKKKKKKKNKEEESCQDDERDINTMEENEEAPAEESVAKKPKGGNDPVSEDEAREKVLSKRLAKFQSPPKPANDAAAPSKEIPPTENQSKPMSPGEKPTSVSKIKRPTTTSPVSKTLAEATAPISKGERRTSSTKPTKPPASVFQNMSEDEKLKFFLEKTLGYELVIKAIDMVTPIAVRNTIELRAASMPQPSDESTLKQKLQTLILVCLSKEQDPILFCLTCYDNVVSFERETDPLVDKLTSIVKDVFVRVALEQILEGCQVSTDDDLWSSFSRSGSSTTPVYSFLSRLSPGWIGGVGMPHDFFTRFVDLATESSLGEKLFCHLVRNASSKIRSVVRPDDVILEGGPYFGALETMLAKPEILDAVGRELQREVIAAQKNMGVYFERESILSNLLMISKFYEFHDGASIMILPKSTECYTSLPGFPQTHRSDLERLDQQIRAGFQRCQAITHAVLLKLLKTSNKANVLAWIASVVSLNELRTAAKFRREKIRHPVACDGFMLNFCAVMLKFCQPIFASSPTPKLAKIDPLYCSLPTARLDFDNETCMALGCLHALDERIGKAHERFFVEGHNFLTECFFLTQRALHVGLHSTINHFEKMLHELIKLEKALDGAKKEEIHKRVMLLVVNFGTFLFDSTFAELCSKFYITQSVWLLMQLESCRKEGMSEEDVVEAQQNLCSSIPEYCIKDMAAWFKFLAFHNSDLLKSTTISLVPFVECCVGLLQRPDLLPSPLTQSRIVGVLLAFVDHSDKQQRSGLLGPMGWGSGVADDLAAVVHTCPAVQSYLGPALLSTYAAVDVVEGLDVDKEEFDKYGSRSDITKLIEHFWLRQDCRSSILAQASTARFQAFLSAIFDTLLYQLNDSMQRLANVKQVQQAMEDENAWKALPRHERDKKTEFLRNEEGVGSGFMKMATSTLGLLDLVTQSEEVAKCFSQPPLSLRAAAAIINFIESLCGSRSLDFKVKDMSKYNFNPRNLLGTITGIAVRLAKQSPSESFSGRDESAYDFVEALAAHPDYSESTMQKTLSILRRIGLGSEDMRSDFEECVLRVQLIQTEMIGDDDGNVDADFDKSDWQAEAEAADDFDRGVLAGIYIEALREAKYDSCDFEDRHAFHSHSLNRFLDPRSPKVRALMKEFSQLAESLPLHPDSSILIRQDEDRMDMARALITGPIGTPYSLGCFAFDIYYPSNYPNVPPLVKLITTGNGTVRFNPNLYADGKVCLSLLGTWHGGDSTEKWDPKQSSLFQVLVSIQGMILISDPMYNEPGYEGMRGTAEGNARSRQCNAAIRLNTVRLAMVGQLRCPAEGFEDAIKVHFALQRHTLLNQCSQWLRECESAEEERRLRRAVNDLRREMNKL, encoded by the exons ATGCGTGAGAGTTTGTTAGGAGAGCGCTG CTCgatttcgaacgttcgactctccgtcgtcgcgactcGCCCTAGCTTTTCGCACCTTGGCCCTGGAAAAGTCGAGGCGACATGGAACGAATCGAATGGAGCTATGTTCGTACCCGGAAAA GACGTATTGGGGTCGCCACCAAGTGGAAGGACACGTGGAAATTCCGAAAGCAGCTCTTCTTCAGGGCAAAGTACTCAGTATCAACAAAAACAACAGGGAAATAATCAGTACTCTTCACCACCGCCCAgcggtggtggtggtggtggcggcggcggagggggAGGAAATGGGGCAGCAGGAGGTGGAAGAAAGGGAGGGAATGATGGAGGGAATGATGGAGACGGCGAAGATGacaggaagaagaagaagaagaaaaagaataaagaggaggagagcTGTCAGGATGATGAAAGAGATATAAATACGATGGAAGAGAACGAGGAAGCTCCGGCTGAGGAATCAGTTGCTAAGAAACCAAAAG GTGGCAATGATCCCGTTTCGGAGGACGAAGCGCGAGAAAAGGTGCTGTCAAAGAGATTGGCCAAGTTTCAATCGCCTCCCAAGCCGGCCAACGATGCTGCTGCTCCTTCGAAAGAAATTCCTCCTACAGAGAACCAAAGCAAGCCAATGTCTCCCGGCGAGAAACCGACGTCTGTTTCGAAGATCAAAAGACCGACTACGACTTCGCCCGTTTCGAAAACGCTAGCAGAAGCAACGGCTCCGATTTCaaaaggagaacgacgaacgtcgtcgaccaAACCCACCAAGCCTCCAGCGTCCGTTTTCCAG AACATGAGTGAAGACGAGAAGCTCAaatttttcttagaaaaGACGCTTGGCTATGAACTG GTGATCAAAGCCATTGATATGGTAACGCCGATAGCAGTCAGAAATACTATAGAGTTGCGAGCGGCGTCGATGCCCCAGCCAAGCGACGAAAGCACGCTGAAACAG AAATTgcaaacgttgattctagTGTGTCTAAGCAAAGAGCAG GACCCTATTCTATTCTGCCTGACGTGCTATGACAACGTAGTGTCATTCGAACGAGAAACGGATCCGCTAGTAGACAAACTGACTTCAATAGTcaaagacgtctttgtcCGAGTAGCTCTAGAGCAGATCCTCGAAG GATGTCAAGTGTCGACTGACGACGACCTTTGGTCCAGCTTTTCTCGGAGCGGTTCATCGACT ACTCCAGTGTATTCTTTTCTGTCTCGTCTGTCGCCCGGGTGGATAGGTGGCGTAGGAATGCCTCACGATTTTTTCACCCGTTTTGTCGACCTTGCGACGGAATCGTCGTTAGGAGAAAAACTCTTCTGTCACCTG GTCAGGAATGCTTCGAGTAAAATCCGCTCAGTAGTCAG GCCGGACGATGTTATTTTAGAAGGCGGCCCGTATTTTGGCGCTTTGGAGACGATGCTAGCCAAG CCGGAGATTCTTGACGCTGTTGGAAGAGAACTCCAAAGAGAAGTGATTGCAGCGCAGAAGAATATG ggTGTGTATTTTGAACGGGAGAGCATACTCTCCAACCTGCTAATGATTTCCAAATTTTACGAATTTCACGACGGCGCTTCGATAATGATTTTACCGAAATCAACTGAATGCTACACGAGCCTTCCAGGCTTTCCCCAAACCCATAGGAGCGACCTGGAGAGACTTGAT CAACAAATCCGAGCTGGTTTTCAAAGATGTCAAGCAATTACACATGCGGTTCTTTTGAAACTATTGAAAACGTCAAATAAAGCCAA TGTTCTAGCTTGGATTGCGTCTGTCGTCTCTTTGAACGAATTGCGCACGGCGGCtaaatttcgtcgcgaaaaaattaGGCATCCAGTGGCGTGCGACG GTTTTATGCTGAATTTTTGCGCCGTGATGCTCAAATTCTGTCAACCGATTTTCGCCTCTTCGCCGACGCCCAAATTGGCGAAAATCGATCCTCTCTACTGTTCGCTGCCAACTGCGCGACTAGACTTCGACAACGAAACGTGCATGGCTCTGGGTTGCCTTCACG cttTGGACGAAAGAATTGGCAAAGCGCACGAGCGATTTTTTGTCGAAG GTCACAATTTTTTGACCGAGTGCTTTTTCCTGACTCAGCGCGCACTGCACGTCGGTTTGCATTCCACAATCAATCATTTCGAAAAGATGCTACA CGAACTTATTAAACTTGAAAAGGCCCTGGACGGCGctaaaaaggaagaaatacACAAACGTGTTATG TTGCTAGTCGTTAATTTTGGCACGTTTCTGTTCGATTCGACTTTTGCCGAACTCTGCTCCAAGTTCTACATCACCCAGTCCGTTTGGCTTCTTATGCAATTGGAATCATGCCGAAAG GAGGGAATGAGCGAGGAAGATGTCGTTGAAGCCCAGCAGAATCTCTGTTCTTCCATACCGGAATACTGCATCAAAGACATGGCGGCCTGGTTCAAGTTTTTGGCCTTTCACAATTCGGATCTACTCAAATCGACTACA ATTTCCTTGGTGCCGTTTGTCGAGTGCTGCGTCGGGCTCCTTCAGAGACCCGATCTTTTACCGAGTCCTTTGACTCAAAGTCGAATCGTCGGCGTGCTTTTAGCATTTGTGGATCACTCAGACAAACAGCAGAG ATCGGGTTTGCTTGGTCCCATGGGATGGGGAAG tGGCGTCGCTGACGATTTGGCGGCGGTCGTTCACACTTGTCCGGCTGTGCAGAGTTATCTGGGACCGGCGCTTCTGAGCACCTAcgctgccgtcgacgtcgtcgaaggactCGACGTTGACAAGGAAGAGTTTGACAAATACGGATCAAG ATCTGATATTACGAAGCTGATTGAACACTTTTGGCTCCGACAGGACTGCCGATCGTCCATTCTTGCCCAAGCGTCCACTGCTCGATTCCAG GCCTTTCTGAGTGCGATCTTTGACACTTTGCTCTACCAGTTGAACGATAGCATGCAGCGACTTGCCAACGTCAAGCAGGTGCAACAGGCGATGGAAGACG AGAACGCGTGGAAGGCGTTACCTCGTCACGAGCGAGACAAAAAGACGGAATtccttcgaaacgaagaggGCGTCGGCTCCGGATTTATGAAAATG GCGACTTCTACTCTGGGCCTTCTCGATTTAGTCACTCAATCAGAAGAAGTGGCAAAATGTTTTTCTCAGCCTCCTCTCTCACTGAGAGCCGCTGCAGCG ATCATCAACTTCATCGAATCGCTGTGCGGTAGTCGTTCGCTCGACTTCAAAGTCAAAGACATGTCGAA ATACAACTTCAATCCGCGCAATCTTCTGGGTACGATCACGGGAATCGCCGTTCGTCTCGCCAAGCAGAGTCCGTCCGAATCGTTTTCCGGTCGAGACGAGAGCGCgtacgatttcgtcgaagcgctcgcCGCTCATCCCGACTATTCCGAGTCGACGATGCAGAAGACGCTGTCTATTCTGCGACGAATTGGTCTGGGGAGCGAGGACATGCGAAGCGACTTCGAAGAGTGCGTTCTACGCGTTCAGCTCATTCAAACCGAAatgatcggcgacgacgacggcaacgtcgacgccgatttcgaCAAGAGCGATTGGCaagcggaggcggaggcaGCCGACGACTTCGATCGCGGCGTGCTCGCCGGAATTTACATCGAGGCGCTTCGCGAAGCAAAATACGATTCGTGCGATTTTGAA gatcGACACGCTTTTCATTCTCACAGCTTGAATCGTTTCTTGGACCCGAGATCGCCTAAAGTTCGAGCGTTGATGAAGGAGTTCAGTCAACTCGCTGAGTCTCTTCCGCTCCACCCGGATTCTTCCATTCTGATCCGGCAG GATGAAGATCGCATGGACATGGCTCGTGCGCTGATAACGGGTCCTATTGGGACCCCGTACAGCTTGGGCTGCTTTGCCTTTGATATATACTATCCGTCTAATTATCCCAACGTTCCGCCTCTCGTGAAATTAATTACCACTGGGAATGGAACCGTGAGATTTAATCCCAATCTCTATGCAGACGGAAAG GTTTGTCTCAGTTTGCTTGGAACTTGGCACGGAGGCGACTCAACGGAAAAGTGGGATCCCAAGCAATCGAGCCTTTTTCAG GTCCTCGTGTCTATTCAAGGAATGATTCTCATTTCCGATCCCATGTACAACGAACCTGGCTACGAAGGAATGCGCGGAACAGCGGAAGGAAAC GCGCGAAGCCGTCAATGTAACGCCGCAATAAGGCTGAATACGGTCAGGCTTGCTATGGTGGGCCAACTGAGGTGTCCTGCTGAGG GGTTTGAGGACGCTATCAAAGTTCATTTTGCTTTGCAGAGACATACGCTGCTGAACCAGTGCTCTCAGTGGCTGCGTGAGTGCGAGAGTGCTGAAGAGGAGCGACGACTGAGAAGAGCCGTCAACGATTTGCGCAGAGAAATGAACAAATTGTAA